From a single Spongiibacter taiwanensis genomic region:
- a CDS encoding riboflavin synthase subunit alpha, which translates to MYTGIVAGAFPISRLERKPGLLSFAVALSPALREDLAIGASVGLDGVCMTVTQVEGDQVAFDAMQQTLSLTTLGGLREGDLVNVERSAKQGAEIGGHLISGHIDATGELRERVVSENNLSLVFSVPQSLLKYCFTKGFIGLHGCSLTLADVDKAAATLTVCLIPETLRRTNLGHLKEGDRVNLEVDRQTQVIVDTVERVLAERLPG; encoded by the coding sequence ATGTATACCGGAATCGTCGCTGGCGCCTTTCCGATCAGTCGTCTTGAGCGCAAGCCGGGTTTGCTGAGTTTTGCGGTGGCGCTGTCGCCGGCGCTGCGCGAGGACTTGGCTATCGGGGCCAGTGTTGGCCTGGATGGCGTATGTATGACGGTGACTCAGGTGGAGGGCGACCAGGTTGCTTTCGACGCCATGCAGCAAACCCTGTCGCTGACAACGTTGGGAGGGCTGCGGGAAGGGGATCTTGTTAATGTGGAGCGCTCGGCAAAGCAGGGGGCGGAAATCGGTGGCCACTTGATTTCCGGTCATATTGACGCCACCGGTGAGCTTCGCGAACGGGTCGTCAGCGAGAATAACCTGTCGCTGGTGTTTTCCGTGCCCCAGTCGCTGCTGAAATACTGTTTCACTAAAGGCTTTATTGGGCTGCACGGTTGCAGTCTGACGCTGGCCGATGTGGACAAAGCCGCTGCGACGCTAACCGTTTGCCTGATACCCGAAACCCTGCGCCGTACCAACCTCGGGCACCTCAAGGAGGGCGATCGGGTCAACCTGGAGGTGGATCGCCAAACCCAGGTGATTGTCGATACCGTTGAGCGGGTTTTGGCGGAGCGCCTGCCGGGGTAG
- a CDS encoding CehA/McbA family metallohydrolase, with protein sequence MVRKLAFTLALGLNASLLLAQDAPASTPGELKAQMEAFLDEVAQPDDGGLLRAEKIREANLDSFPRGGPDALAGVDDWWLSNGKVCAAVSGLGHDGGIVGGGGTLVDLYHCDQANDQWTYANMLTGLAKETAIITQRISAQISDGVAEIVAVGEDQGLRQTVSYRLREDSMALEIEVRVRRIGPGRALRMSGLFTLYSQRSLTPFSLSSYNPEATLGFQHPAIDRSSISSLINGLKASDWNILVGSHHYDSAISYGVQLRSASLIKPNGSRLALPRFLAVFPDYSLHGWMSRPLWINSEKLNWMSMLQNQLMDLEQDEQLVAEFQIVIGDRAEVAAITDTMFKGPSLRGYSNHPGASFAVWDQHDRPVTQMRVDREGGFNIRLPKGTNRVRLQATAPWGESLSRELNISDERNDSGRWLFNERGQLQLPRGLAMSLTFFGIGDTPAPDFGDDLLGFTENGKHVHGSRNSNRVDLAGVDSDPVLVDLPPGQYRVISSRGFEYETQEYLLTIIPGMTSVLPIIAPKRIWQGEDWVSADLHVHSGASFDSTLPFDERLRSFVAQGAEVLVASEHNRIVDYSDVPEKMGLAEAVQVIVGTELTGLARSEAAPFTIGHSNVFPVRAQPQQYAGGIVPVENQRLRSVIASAKQAWPAALFQLNHPRARSELDADLAFFDHLSVGQNYDPEQLLVADVNRSLLEVDPASGLRDIDFDVIEVLNGAEVDAYSQLRKDWFSLLNQGAVRTATGNSDAHGLGQVVAAPRNYIYLPKRSGLPVAEQALTQALLEGRSYFSSGPLLDVVLKSEDGRQARLGERLQANRAELHVQVEAASWVPVSRLKIWVNGELYREASVSAGSHAAVEVIVEKDAYVVVEVVGEPGGVYAQLLPGLKPMALTNPIFMDADGDGKWSPVQPLQRSAKQGK encoded by the coding sequence ATGGTGCGCAAACTCGCTTTCACCCTCGCACTGGGACTCAATGCCTCTCTTCTCTTGGCGCAGGATGCGCCGGCGAGTACGCCGGGCGAATTAAAGGCGCAGATGGAGGCCTTTCTGGACGAAGTGGCGCAGCCCGACGATGGCGGTCTGCTGCGCGCCGAGAAAATTCGAGAGGCCAATCTCGATAGCTTTCCCCGGGGCGGGCCGGATGCATTAGCGGGGGTGGATGATTGGTGGCTGTCTAACGGCAAAGTGTGCGCGGCAGTGAGCGGCTTGGGTCACGATGGCGGCATTGTCGGCGGCGGTGGCACCCTGGTGGATCTTTACCATTGCGACCAGGCCAACGATCAGTGGACCTACGCCAATATGTTGACGGGACTCGCCAAAGAGACCGCCATCATCACCCAGCGCATTTCTGCGCAAATCTCCGACGGTGTTGCCGAGATCGTTGCCGTCGGTGAGGATCAGGGGCTGCGGCAAACGGTGAGCTATCGCCTGCGAGAAGACAGCATGGCGCTGGAGATCGAGGTTCGCGTGCGCCGCATTGGTCCGGGGCGGGCCTTGCGAATGAGCGGCCTGTTCACGCTGTATTCTCAGCGCAGTCTGACGCCGTTTTCCCTGTCGAGCTACAACCCGGAAGCCACTCTCGGCTTTCAGCACCCGGCCATTGATCGCAGCAGTATCAGTTCACTTATCAACGGACTCAAAGCCAGCGACTGGAACATTCTGGTGGGGTCTCATCACTACGATTCGGCAATCAGTTACGGTGTGCAACTGCGCTCCGCGAGTCTGATCAAACCCAATGGCAGTCGTCTTGCCTTGCCACGGTTCCTGGCTGTGTTTCCCGACTATAGCCTGCATGGTTGGATGAGTCGGCCGCTTTGGATAAACAGCGAAAAGCTCAACTGGATGTCGATGTTGCAGAACCAGCTCATGGACCTGGAGCAGGATGAGCAGTTGGTTGCCGAGTTTCAGATCGTGATTGGCGATCGCGCCGAGGTGGCGGCGATTACCGATACGATGTTTAAGGGGCCGAGTCTGCGAGGTTACAGCAATCATCCGGGTGCCAGCTTCGCCGTTTGGGATCAGCATGATCGTCCGGTCACCCAGATGCGGGTCGATCGTGAGGGCGGGTTCAACATTCGCCTACCCAAAGGAACCAATCGAGTTCGCCTGCAGGCTACTGCTCCTTGGGGCGAATCACTGTCGCGCGAGTTGAACATCAGTGATGAGCGCAATGACAGTGGTCGTTGGTTGTTTAATGAGCGGGGGCAGTTACAGCTGCCTCGGGGTTTGGCAATGAGCCTGACCTTTTTCGGCATTGGCGATACCCCGGCGCCTGATTTTGGTGATGATTTGCTGGGGTTCACCGAAAACGGCAAGCACGTGCATGGCTCGCGAAACAGCAATCGGGTTGATCTCGCCGGCGTCGATAGTGACCCGGTGCTGGTGGACTTGCCGCCGGGTCAGTACCGGGTGATTAGTAGTCGGGGGTTTGAATACGAAACTCAGGAATACCTGCTGACCATCATTCCGGGTATGACCAGCGTGCTGCCGATCATCGCGCCAAAACGAATCTGGCAGGGAGAGGATTGGGTCAGTGCCGATTTGCATGTGCACAGCGGCGCCAGTTTTGATAGCACCTTGCCCTTTGATGAGCGCCTGCGGAGCTTTGTTGCTCAGGGTGCAGAGGTGCTGGTGGCCAGTGAGCACAATCGCATTGTGGATTACAGTGATGTGCCGGAAAAAATGGGGCTGGCAGAAGCGGTGCAGGTGATTGTGGGCACTGAGTTGACCGGGCTGGCGCGCAGCGAAGCGGCGCCGTTCACCATTGGTCACAGCAACGTGTTCCCTGTTCGGGCGCAGCCTCAGCAGTATGCTGGCGGAATTGTGCCGGTGGAAAATCAGCGCCTGCGCAGTGTGATTGCCAGCGCCAAGCAGGCGTGGCCCGCGGCGCTGTTCCAGCTCAATCATCCACGTGCGCGATCTGAGCTCGATGCCGACTTGGCCTTTTTTGATCACTTGTCGGTGGGTCAGAACTACGACCCCGAGCAGTTGCTGGTGGCCGATGTAAATCGCAGCTTGCTCGAGGTCGATCCCGCCAGCGGGCTGCGAGATATCGATTTTGATGTCATTGAAGTGCTCAATGGGGCGGAGGTCGATGCCTACTCGCAGCTGCGCAAAGACTGGTTTTCATTGTTGAATCAAGGGGCGGTGCGCACGGCGACCGGCAACAGCGATGCCCATGGTTTGGGGCAGGTCGTTGCCGCACCCAGAAACTATATATACCTGCCAAAGCGCAGCGGGTTGCCGGTAGCGGAGCAGGCCCTCACCCAGGCGCTGCTGGAAGGCCGCAGCTACTTTAGCAGCGGTCCGTTGCTCGACGTGGTGCTCAAGTCCGAGGATGGCCGACAAGCCCGGCTGGGGGAGCGCCTGCAAGCCAACCGGGCGGAGTTGCATGTGCAGGTTGAGGCTGCCTCCTGGGTGCCGGTTTCCCGGCTGAAAATATGGGTGAATGGCGAGCTTTACCGCGAGGCCTCTGTCAGCGCCGGCAGTCATGCGGCCGTCGAGGTGATCGTGGAAAAGGATGCCTACGTAGTGGTGGAGGTGGTTGGCGAGCCAGGTGGCGTATATGCGCAACTGCTACCGGGGCTCAAGCCGATGGCTTTGACCAACCCCATCTTTATGGATGCAGATGGTGACGGTAAGTGGTCACCCGTGCAGCCGCTTCAGAGAAGCGCAAAACAAGGGAAATAA
- a CDS encoding methyltransferase domain-containing protein yields the protein MDNKDRNFDGLSRRFRDNIYRRPKGQLRLDLCWRELNTQLPHLEGASLQVWDAGGGLGQMSARLAGLGHNVLYSDISQEMLAAFVEEQSAGELRNIEARQGAIQEMASLPEMAGRFDLIVCHAVLEWVEDQPGLVQALARCLQPEGYLSLMFYNLNTLVLSNITKGNLYKLRDEDFAGHPGGLTPSHPCRPHQVETWLAAGDLEVVARRGIRLVYDLMPRAIRDARSLEDVAALEWQYGDQEPFWALGRYVHLLCRPSVKRGRPAR from the coding sequence ATGGATAACAAAGACCGCAACTTTGATGGCCTCAGTCGCCGTTTTCGGGACAATATTTATCGACGTCCGAAGGGCCAATTACGCCTGGATTTATGTTGGCGCGAGTTGAATACGCAGCTGCCACACCTGGAAGGGGCGTCGTTGCAGGTGTGGGATGCCGGGGGTGGGCTCGGGCAAATGAGCGCGCGTCTTGCTGGTTTGGGGCATAACGTGTTGTACAGCGATATCTCGCAGGAAATGCTAGCGGCATTTGTTGAAGAGCAGTCGGCGGGGGAGTTGCGAAATATTGAAGCGCGTCAGGGAGCCATCCAGGAAATGGCGAGCTTGCCGGAGATGGCGGGTCGCTTTGATCTGATTGTTTGCCATGCGGTACTGGAGTGGGTGGAGGATCAGCCTGGGCTAGTGCAGGCGCTGGCCAGGTGCTTGCAACCGGAAGGCTACCTTTCGCTGATGTTCTACAACCTCAATACCTTGGTGTTGAGCAATATCACCAAAGGCAATCTTTATAAGTTGCGCGATGAGGATTTTGCCGGGCATCCCGGCGGCTTAACCCCGAGCCATCCTTGTCGGCCCCATCAGGTGGAGACGTGGTTAGCGGCGGGCGATCTAGAGGTGGTCGCCCGGCGAGGGATTCGTCTGGTGTACGATTTAATGCCTCGGGCGATTCGAGATGCCCGTAGCCTAGAAGATGTGGCGGCATTGGAGTGGCAGTACGGCGATCAGGAGCCTTTCTGGGCTTTGGGGCGGTACGTGCATTTGCTTTGCCGACCCTCGGTCAAGCGGGGCCGCCCAGCGCGTTAG
- a CDS encoding LysR family transcriptional regulator: protein MHYTLRQLEVFLAAAHTENITRAAELLSMSQSAASSALKDLEQQFSIQLFDRVGKRLQLNELGRALRPQAESLLEQAIALEQGFRQHDKIGELKVGATLTIGNYVAVDITARFMSQYPSARVNLHVANTARISQQVLNFDLDVGLIEGELQHPDLNVSRWREDELQIFCSPSHPLAKRDKLSQKDLLAAEWILRESGSGTRQAFDRAMYDLLPDLDIRLELQHTEAIKRAVETGLGIGCLSRVSLQSAFDSGRLIPLRAPGRDFRRYFYFILHRQKYLSEGILRWLDMCREY from the coding sequence ATGCACTACACCCTCCGACAACTGGAAGTGTTTCTGGCCGCGGCCCACACCGAAAACATCACCCGGGCGGCGGAGCTGCTCTCCATGTCCCAGTCTGCAGCCTCCAGTGCTCTCAAAGATCTTGAGCAGCAGTTTTCCATCCAGCTGTTTGACCGCGTTGGCAAACGCCTACAGCTCAACGAATTGGGCCGGGCCCTTCGCCCGCAAGCGGAATCCCTGCTGGAACAGGCGATCGCCCTCGAACAGGGATTTCGCCAACACGACAAAATTGGCGAGCTCAAAGTGGGGGCCACCCTCACCATCGGTAACTACGTTGCCGTGGATATCACCGCCCGCTTTATGAGTCAGTACCCCTCAGCAAGGGTCAACTTGCATGTTGCCAACACCGCCCGCATCAGCCAGCAGGTGCTCAATTTCGATCTCGACGTCGGCTTGATTGAAGGCGAACTGCAACACCCAGACCTCAACGTCAGCCGCTGGCGAGAGGATGAGCTGCAGATTTTCTGCAGCCCAAGCCACCCGCTGGCCAAGCGCGACAAGCTCAGCCAAAAGGATTTACTGGCTGCCGAGTGGATTCTGCGGGAAAGCGGCTCCGGCACCCGGCAGGCCTTTGACCGGGCAATGTACGACCTGCTGCCCGATTTGGATATTCGTCTGGAGCTGCAGCACACCGAGGCCATTAAACGGGCGGTAGAAACCGGGCTCGGTATCGGCTGCCTGTCGAGAGTCTCCCTGCAAAGCGCCTTCGACAGTGGCCGGCTGATTCCGCTGCGGGCGCCCGGGCGGGATTTTCGGCGCTACTTCTACTTCATTCTTCACCGTCAGAAATACCTCAGCGAAGGCATCCTGCGCTGGCTGGATATGTGTCGCGAGTATTAA
- a CDS encoding LEA type 2 family protein has product MKIVLSLFAALLLSACAALNPIEKPDVAITSINIGPSNGLQQQLLVGLQLDNPNDFALNLGRLRYSISLAGNSLAGGRFNEAVVLPANDRANIVVPVDVNLLNGLGLIRSIMSTTGDMEYKLSLTAAVANFGLGDITVNKVGNIGLGVPTAK; this is encoded by the coding sequence TTGAAAATCGTACTATCTCTTTTTGCCGCGCTGTTGCTGAGCGCTTGCGCTGCACTCAATCCCATTGAAAAGCCAGATGTTGCCATCACCAGCATCAACATTGGGCCGTCTAATGGCTTGCAGCAGCAATTGCTGGTGGGCTTGCAGCTGGATAACCCCAATGACTTTGCTCTGAATTTAGGTCGGCTGCGGTATTCGATCAGCCTGGCGGGTAATTCGTTGGCGGGTGGCCGCTTCAATGAGGCGGTGGTGCTTCCGGCCAATGATCGGGCCAACATTGTGGTGCCTGTGGACGTTAACTTACTTAACGGTCTGGGGTTGATCCGCAGCATCATGTCCACCACCGGCGACATGGAATACAAGCTCAGCCTGACGGCGGCGGTGGCGAATTTCGGCTTGGGCGATATTACCGTCAATAAGGTCGGCAATATTGGATTGGGTGTGCCGACCGCTAAGTAG
- a CDS encoding ferredoxin--NADP reductase, protein MSNIMRERVISVHHWNDTLFSFKTSRDPSFRFENGHFTMIGLEQENRPLMRAYSIVSANYEEQLEFFSIKVPDGPLTSKLQNIQVGDEILVSRKPTGTLTIDNILPGRNLYLLATGTGLAPFMSIIKDPEVYERFDKIVLTHGVRYENELAYQEFIREHLPNHEYFGEAVREKLIYYPTVTREAYINQGRLTDLISSGKLMADIGLPALNPEHDRFLLCGSPAMLKDSCELLNNAGFRETRKGVYGEYAIERAFVEH, encoded by the coding sequence ATGAGCAATATTATGCGTGAGCGGGTGATCAGCGTGCACCATTGGAATGACACGCTGTTCAGTTTCAAAACCAGCCGCGATCCGTCCTTCCGCTTTGAGAACGGTCACTTCACCATGATCGGTCTGGAGCAGGAAAACCGGCCGCTGATGCGAGCCTACAGTATCGTTAGCGCGAACTATGAGGAGCAGCTGGAGTTCTTTTCTATCAAAGTGCCCGACGGCCCATTGACCTCCAAGTTGCAGAATATCCAGGTCGGCGACGAGATCCTGGTAAGCCGCAAGCCAACCGGCACCCTGACGATTGATAACATTTTGCCGGGGCGCAACCTGTACCTGCTGGCCACCGGGACCGGCCTGGCGCCCTTTATGAGCATTATCAAAGATCCGGAAGTTTATGAGCGGTTCGACAAGATTGTGCTGACCCACGGTGTGCGCTATGAAAACGAGCTGGCCTACCAGGAGTTTATTCGTGAGCATTTGCCCAACCACGAGTACTTTGGCGAGGCGGTGCGAGAAAAGCTGATCTACTACCCGACCGTGACCCGGGAGGCCTATATTAATCAGGGTCGCCTGACAGACCTGATCAGCAGTGGCAAGCTGATGGCCGATATTGGGCTGCCCGCGCTGAACCCTGAGCATGACCGTTTTCTGTTGTGCGGCAGCCCGGCGATGTTGAAGGACAGCTGTGAGCTGCTGAACAATGCGGGGTTTCGTGAGACGCGCAAAGGCGTTTACGGTGAGTACGCCATCGAGCGGGCGTTTGTCGAACACTAG
- a CDS encoding YdcH family protein, translating into METPTSLSARLLELQRKHRALDEEISELSLNPYQNQLLLRRLKKEKLRLKDNISWLKNALIPDLDA; encoded by the coding sequence ATGGAAACCCCAACTTCTCTGAGTGCGCGATTGCTGGAATTGCAGCGAAAGCACCGCGCTCTCGACGAGGAGATCAGCGAACTTTCCCTCAATCCTTATCAGAATCAATTGCTCTTGCGGCGCTTAAAAAAGGAAAAGCTGCGACTGAAAGACAATATTTCCTGGTTGAAGAATGCGCTGATTCCAGATTTAGATGCCTGA
- a CDS encoding glycerol-3-phosphate dehydrogenase/oxidase — MSEQHIETEVAVIGGGVQGAGIAQAAAAAGYKVTIFERHHWAAGTSQRSSKLIHGGLRYLETGQIPLVYHSLQERARLLKNAPDLVKPVKFFIPIYKDTSRRPWQIRAGLTLYYLLSGGGQLARFRSVPKSEWDQLDGISTNDLQAVFQYWDGQTNDKLLTEAVIRSAQEMGVTTLASAELMEARKTANGYRLTIRTLDGHIHCDCKCLVNAGGPWVNDIGHRIETDTAPRSIDLVRGSHILVNKTLSQGVYYMESPRDGRAVFAMPWGDKALIGTTEVIHEEGADNVTPSTEEISYLQATFGHFFKNDDATVLEAWAGLRVLPKSSELANKRDRDTFFLCDDPKKASLIAVYGGKLTSYRHTAERVMDYITESLGKRTVVADTRRLPLSPLPQGSE; from the coding sequence TTGTCTGAGCAGCATATTGAAACCGAAGTCGCCGTCATTGGCGGTGGTGTTCAGGGGGCAGGCATTGCCCAGGCCGCTGCCGCCGCTGGCTACAAAGTCACTATTTTTGAGCGCCACCACTGGGCCGCAGGCACCTCCCAGCGCTCCAGCAAGCTTATCCACGGTGGCCTTCGCTATCTGGAAACCGGGCAGATACCGCTGGTGTATCACAGCCTGCAAGAGCGCGCGCGCCTGCTCAAAAACGCGCCCGACCTGGTCAAGCCAGTCAAATTTTTTATCCCAATCTATAAAGATACCAGCCGTCGCCCCTGGCAGATTCGCGCCGGTTTGACGCTCTACTATCTGCTCAGCGGCGGCGGCCAACTGGCCCGCTTTCGCAGCGTGCCAAAATCCGAATGGGACCAGCTCGATGGTATCAGCACCAACGACCTGCAAGCGGTCTTTCAGTACTGGGATGGGCAAACCAATGACAAACTCCTGACGGAAGCGGTGATTCGCTCCGCCCAGGAGATGGGGGTCACTACCCTGGCCAGTGCCGAGCTGATGGAAGCCCGCAAAACCGCCAACGGCTACCGCCTCACCATCCGCACCCTCGACGGTCACATTCACTGCGACTGCAAGTGTCTGGTCAATGCCGGCGGCCCGTGGGTCAACGACATCGGCCATCGGATCGAAACTGATACCGCCCCACGTTCAATCGATCTGGTGCGCGGCAGCCACATTCTGGTCAACAAAACCCTCAGCCAGGGTGTGTACTACATGGAATCGCCCCGAGACGGCCGCGCCGTGTTTGCCATGCCCTGGGGCGACAAGGCGCTGATCGGCACCACCGAAGTCATCCATGAGGAAGGCGCCGACAACGTCACCCCCAGCACAGAAGAAATTAGCTACCTGCAGGCCACCTTTGGCCACTTCTTCAAAAACGACGATGCAACGGTACTAGAGGCCTGGGCCGGCTTGCGGGTACTACCAAAATCGTCAGAATTGGCGAACAAGCGGGATCGGGACACGTTCTTTCTCTGTGACGACCCGAAAAAGGCCTCATTGATTGCAGTCTACGGCGGCAAGCTGACCAGCTACCGCCACACCGCCGAACGGGTGATGGACTACATTACCGAGAGCCTCGGCAAGCGCACGGTGGTCGCCGACACCCGGCGCCTCCCCCTCAGCCCGCTACCCCAGGGCAGCGAGTAA
- a CDS encoding MAPEG family protein — MTIAFWCVFVACLLPVMTAWVSGWFRHRQFGGIDNRHPRQQCARLEGPGARSVAAQQNAWEALAVFTAAVLVADAVGVAQHKMDIAALVFIAARVVYPVFYIADLHVLRSLTFMVGFFASLSLFIMAA; from the coding sequence ATGACAATCGCATTCTGGTGTGTGTTCGTAGCCTGCCTGCTGCCGGTCATGACAGCCTGGGTAAGCGGCTGGTTTCGTCATCGTCAGTTTGGCGGGATCGACAATCGCCACCCTCGCCAGCAATGTGCCCGCTTAGAAGGGCCGGGTGCCCGTTCGGTGGCGGCCCAGCAAAATGCCTGGGAGGCCTTGGCGGTGTTCACCGCAGCGGTGCTAGTGGCCGATGCGGTTGGTGTGGCGCAACACAAAATGGATATCGCCGCATTGGTGTTTATTGCGGCGCGGGTGGTCTACCCGGTGTTTTATATTGCCGATCTGCACGTGCTGCGTTCATTGACCTTTATGGTGGGCTTCTTCGCCAGCCTGTCACTATTCATTATGGCGGCCTGA
- a CDS encoding OmpA family protein has product MKALQASRWTAVLAAVVFSAACSIDPYTGEQKTSNTAKGAGWGALGGAVLGAAVSDKDHREQGAIIGAVTGAAAGGGYGYYMDRQEAKLRARLEGTGVGVQRVGDTIKLIMPGNITFDTGSSAIKGGFTSVLDSVVLVAKEFDKTLMQINGYTDSTGSFQTNQKLSEDRANSVGRYFMNQGLPAARIRTTGYGPRDPIADNSTASGREQNRRVEIEMLPTNK; this is encoded by the coding sequence ATGAAAGCATTGCAAGCTAGCCGTTGGACGGCTGTGTTGGCGGCAGTCGTATTCTCGGCAGCCTGTTCTATTGATCCGTACACTGGTGAGCAGAAGACCAGTAACACTGCCAAAGGCGCCGGCTGGGGTGCTCTGGGTGGTGCGGTGCTGGGTGCCGCGGTATCGGACAAGGACCATCGTGAGCAGGGCGCCATTATCGGTGCGGTAACCGGTGCAGCTGCTGGTGGCGGCTACGGTTACTACATGGATCGTCAGGAAGCTAAATTGCGTGCGCGCCTGGAAGGTACTGGTGTGGGTGTGCAGCGTGTCGGCGATACCATCAAGCTGATTATGCCCGGCAACATTACCTTTGACACTGGCAGCTCTGCGATCAAAGGCGGTTTTACCTCAGTGCTCGATAGCGTGGTTCTGGTCGCCAAGGAATTTGACAAGACGCTGATGCAAATCAATGGTTACACCGACTCGACAGGTAGCTTCCAAACTAACCAGAAGCTGTCTGAAGATCGTGCCAACAGCGTGGGCCGTTACTTCATGAATCAGGGTCTGCCTGCGGCGCGTATTCGCACCACTGGCTACGGTCCCCGCGATCCGATTGCGGACAACAGCACTGCAAGCGGTCGTGAGCAAAACCGTCGTGTTGAAATCGAGATGCTGCCCACCAACAAATAA
- a CDS encoding alpha/beta hydrolase family protein, with translation MLKGISYSILLLIVVGSVYFKFGAMPEPLPKGSESAQWLAPGPEKISYFDITLVDDTRETAANGDFSGSDKRRLKTRIWHPQQLDIARPLIVYAHGFMSNRWGGSYLAELLASHGYVVVSADFPLTHFGAPGGAAVAGVVQQPGDVSFLLDQVISWSQQEGNQFFGAIDERRIGLVGFSLGGLTATLAAFHPAMADPRLSRVASIAGPSEGFDKAFFSQRQVPFMMIASPDDAMIAYDRNAKSLPERLPGAVLVSIDGASHTGFTALSRHFRWLDNPDWLGCSQLRDALSEPVNQHWWQALGPLGEQLAFEPGGLCQQQVLPKVMNPVRQQWLTAVAVLAFFDADFSLSIARQQEARQFLREGLAAENPEISVEVE, from the coding sequence ATGCTTAAAGGCATCTCCTATTCCATCTTGCTGCTGATTGTTGTCGGCAGTGTTTATTTCAAGTTTGGTGCCATGCCCGAACCGCTGCCGAAGGGTTCGGAAAGTGCCCAGTGGTTGGCGCCTGGCCCCGAAAAAATCAGTTATTTTGATATTACGCTGGTGGATGACACCCGCGAGACGGCTGCCAATGGCGATTTCTCCGGCAGCGACAAGCGTCGCCTCAAAACCCGAATCTGGCATCCCCAGCAACTGGATATTGCCCGGCCGTTGATCGTGTATGCCCACGGATTTATGTCAAATCGCTGGGGCGGCAGTTACCTGGCCGAGCTGCTCGCCAGTCACGGCTATGTGGTGGTGTCTGCCGATTTCCCGCTCACCCATTTCGGCGCACCCGGTGGCGCGGCAGTGGCGGGTGTGGTGCAGCAACCCGGTGATGTCAGCTTTCTGCTCGATCAGGTGATCAGCTGGAGCCAGCAGGAGGGGAATCAATTTTTTGGTGCCATTGATGAGCGCCGGATTGGTCTGGTGGGCTTTTCTCTTGGCGGCTTAACGGCAACGCTGGCCGCCTTTCACCCGGCGATGGCCGACCCCCGTCTGAGCAGAGTAGCGTCAATTGCAGGGCCCAGTGAAGGTTTTGATAAAGCGTTTTTCTCCCAGCGCCAGGTTCCCTTCATGATGATCGCGTCGCCGGACGATGCCATGATCGCCTATGATCGCAATGCCAAATCGCTGCCCGAGCGTCTGCCCGGCGCGGTGTTGGTGAGTATTGATGGCGCGTCGCATACTGGCTTCACGGCGTTGAGTCGCCACTTCCGCTGGTTAGATAACCCCGATTGGCTTGGCTGCAGTCAGCTGCGGGATGCGCTGTCTGAGCCGGTTAATCAACACTGGTGGCAGGCCCTCGGGCCCTTGGGTGAACAGTTGGCCTTTGAGCCTGGCGGCTTGTGCCAGCAGCAGGTGCTGCCCAAAGTGATGAATCCAGTGCGTCAGCAATGGCTGACCGCGGTGGCTGTGCTGGCGTTTTTTGACGCCGATTTTTCCTTGAGTATTGCGCGCCAGCAGGAGGCCCGCCAGTTTTTGCGGGAAGGGCTGGCGGCGGAGAATCCGGAAATCAGCGTCGAGGTGGAGTGA
- a CDS encoding ParA family protein, with protein sequence MKRVIFNQKGGVGKTSITCNLAAISAWKGYKTLVIDLDIQGNSSEYLLGEQFRELEDNAADFFKQKLSLFGKAKEASDFIYQTEFDNLYVMPSNPELAVIERELESRHKIYKLRDALNKLQKEYEHIYIDTPPALNFYSRSALIAADTLVIPFDCDSFSKVALVGLLETVEEIREDHNPELGLDGIVVNQFQTQANLPQQLIAEMLDEGLPVFDQYLSSSVKMKESRSRQTPLIYMAPSHKLTQQLCALHDSLSELMSARAAQSA encoded by the coding sequence ATGAAACGGGTTATCTTCAACCAAAAGGGTGGGGTGGGCAAAACCAGCATCACCTGCAATTTGGCGGCAATCAGCGCCTGGAAGGGATACAAAACCTTGGTCATTGACCTGGATATCCAGGGCAACAGCAGTGAATACCTGTTGGGCGAGCAATTTCGCGAACTCGAGGACAACGCAGCGGACTTCTTCAAACAAAAGCTGTCCTTGTTTGGCAAGGCCAAGGAAGCCTCGGACTTCATCTACCAAACCGAGTTCGACAACCTTTACGTGATGCCCTCCAATCCGGAGCTGGCGGTGATCGAGCGCGAGCTGGAGTCTCGTCACAAAATCTACAAGCTGCGCGATGCGTTGAACAAACTGCAGAAAGAGTACGAGCATATTTATATTGATACGCCCCCAGCGCTCAATTTCTACAGCCGCTCCGCCTTGATTGCCGCCGACACCCTGGTCATTCCTTTTGATTGCGACAGCTTTTCCAAGGTTGCCCTGGTAGGCCTGCTGGAAACCGTTGAGGAAATTCGTGAGGATCACAATCCAGAGCTGGGGCTCGACGGCATTGTGGTCAACCAGTTCCAGACCCAAGCCAATTTACCCCAGCAATTGATCGCTGAGATGCTCGACGAGGGCCTGCCGGTCTTTGATCAATACCTGAGCAGTTCAGTCAAAATGAAGGAATCGCGCAGCCGCCAAACGCCGCTGATTTACATGGCGCCGTCTCACAAGCTGACTCAACAGCTGTGCGCCTTGCACGACAGCCTGTCCGAGCTCATGTCGGCCAGGGCAGCTCAATCAGCCTGA